A stretch of the Rosa rugosa chromosome 5, drRosRugo1.1, whole genome shotgun sequence genome encodes the following:
- the LOC133710358 gene encoding major strawberry allergen Fra a 1-3-like, translating to MGVFTYETEFTSVIPPPKLFKAFVLDADNLIPKIAPQAVKSAEIIEGDGGVGTIKKIHLGEGSQYSYVKHKIDGIDKDNFVYKYSIIEGDAIGDKIEKISYEIKLVASEGGSIIKSTSHYHCKGEVEIKEEHVKAGKERAAGLFKIIESHLLAHPEEYN from the exons ATGGGTGTGTTCACATACGAAACCGAGTTCACCTCAGTCATCCCACCACCTAAGTTGTTCAAGGCTTTCGTCCTAGATGCCGACAACCTCATCCCCAAGATTGCCCCTCAGGCAGTGAAGAGTGCCGAAATCATTGAAGGTGATGGAGGTGTTGGAACCATCAAGAAGATCCACCTTGGTGAAG GAAGTCAATACAGCTACGTAAAGCACAAGATCGACGGAATTGACAAAGACAACTTTGTGTACAAGTACAGCATCATTGAGGGAGATGCCATCGGAGACAAGATTGAGAAGATCTCCTATGAGATTAAGTTGGTCGCTTCCGAGGGAGGATccatcatcaagagcaccagCCACTACCATTGCAAAGGTGAGGTTgagatcaaggaggagcacgTCAAGGCCGGAAAAGAAAGAGCCGCTGGTCTGTTCAAGATCATTGAGAGCCACCTTTTGGCCCATCCCGAGGAATACAACTAA